GAGATAAAGTTTTACCGTATGTGCAGAAATTATGAGGAGGTCATAGACAGGCTATATGATGTGGAGCTTGAATATAAGCCGGGGGAGAAGGTCTTATACTCCGACCTGGGGTTTATGCTTCTGGGCCTTGTTGTAGAAAAAGTGGCAGAGCCGATATATAAATTTGCCAATATGTATGTCTTTGAACCCATGGGGATGTTTGATACGTGTTATAACCCTCCAGAGGAATTAAAAAAGAGATGCGCTGCCACGGAATATAGTGAGGATAGGGGTATGATTGTAGGGGAAGTACATGACGGCAACGCATATATAATGGGAGGCGCAAGCGGCCATGCAGGACTCTTTTCTACTGTCCCCGACCTGATGAGATTTGTTGAAATGATATTAAATGACGGATACTATAAAGGGAAGAGGATACTTGGCAGAGCGGCTATTGATGCGATGGGCAGATGCTATACCGAGGGCCTGAATGAGAGGCGTGGTCTGGGATGGGAGCTAAAGACACCTGGCCACTCCATGGGAGACCTTGTATCAGATAATGTACTTTATCACACAGGTTTTACAGGAACATCCATACTCATAGACAGACAGTATGGCCTAGGCTTTGTCCTTTTGACTAACAGGGTACATCCCACAAGAGAAAACCAAAAGCTCATTCCCTTGAGAGGATATATAAACAACATAGCAATGACTACAATTTTAAAATAAGAAGGGACTGGTATTATGGACCTGGACAGGTTAACCACGGAAGGCAGAAATCCAGATACAATGGACATAGACACACTAGATACCATGGGCATTTTAAGAAAGATCAATGATGAGGACAAAAAGGTGGCCTTAGCTGTAGAGCAGGAACTGCCATCTATAGCAAAAGCCGTCGATATAATAGTGGAATCCATCAAAAAAGGCGGGAGGATATTTTATGTAGGTGCAGGTACCAGCGGCAGGCTGGGTGTGCTTGACGCCTCAGAGTGTCCGCCAACATATGGTGTAAGTCCTGAACTCTTCCAGGGAGTGATAGCGGGGGGCATTAAGGCTCTCTATTCATCTACGGAGGGGGCAGAGGACGACAGGGAACAAGGGAAAAGGGACCTATCAGAAAAGGGGCTTAAAGACATAGACGTGACTGTTGGTATTGCTGCCAGTGGTAGGACGCCATATGTCCTCGGTGCCGTTGATTACGCCA
The nucleotide sequence above comes from Calorimonas adulescens. Encoded proteins:
- a CDS encoding serine hydrolase domain-containing protein codes for the protein MLNADRVNYLRDFLAKCMAEGAFPGACFGIVSVDESYSGFMGNAQVEPIKREMRGDSVFDLASLTKVIATTTSIMILIENGEIGLYDRIKSILPGYRYEDTTIFQLLTHTSGLPAEIKFYRMCRNYEEVIDRLYDVELEYKPGEKVLYSDLGFMLLGLVVEKVAEPIYKFANMYVFEPMGMFDTCYNPPEELKKRCAATEYSEDRGMIVGEVHDGNAYIMGGASGHAGLFSTVPDLMRFVEMILNDGYYKGKRILGRAAIDAMGRCYTEGLNERRGLGWELKTPGHSMGDLVSDNVLYHTGFTGTSILIDRQYGLGFVLLTNRVHPTRENQKLIPLRGYINNIAMTTILK
- the murQ gene encoding N-acetylmuramic acid 6-phosphate etherase, whose product is MDLDRLTTEGRNPDTMDIDTLDTMGILRKINDEDKKVALAVEQELPSIAKAVDIIVESIKKGGRIFYVGAGTSGRLGVLDASECPPTYGVSPELFQGVIAGGIKALYSSTEGAEDDREQGKRDLSEKGLKDIDVTVGIAASGRTPYVLGAVDYARSTGCRTVGIACNKDSELEKIVDVMIAPEVGPEVIMGSTRMKAGTAQKLVLNMLSTASMIRLGKVYTNLMVDMKASNEKLLARARRIVKLATGAPDEIVEEALEGSGYHSKTAILMILKGISREQAEEELKKADGFIRKAL